GCCCGGACGGGCCGTCGCGTGTCGATCGAGTACGCGATGATCAAGGACGTGAACGACCAGCCGTGGCGAGCCGACCTGCTCGGGCGGCTGCTGGCCGGCAAGTTGGCGCACGTGAACCTCATCCCGCTCAATCCGACGCCGGGCAGTCGCTGGGACGCGAGCTCGAAGCCGGTTGAGCGGGAGTTCGTCCGGCGGTTGCGCGACGCCGGGGTGTCCACCACCGTACGGGACACCCGAGGTCGCGAGATCGACGGCGCGTGTGGCCAGCTCGCCGCCGCCGAGGACACCGACACCGACACCGACCGCGCCGGAGAGGCACCGGCGTGACCGGGCGTGGCGAACGAGACCAGGAGACATAGTGGCGAGTCAGGGTCAGCGTTTCCGGCGCAAGGCGCTCCGCCGGGGATACAAGGTCGACGAGGTGGATGCCTTCCTCGACCGGGTCGAGGCGACGCTCGACGGCCGACAGGTCGGCGCGCCGGTGGCCTCCCAGGAGGTCCACGACGTCGTCTTCCGGGTCCGCTTCAACGGCTACGACGAGTGGCAGGTCGACCTGCACCTGGACCGGGTCGAGCGGCAGCTGGCCGAGCTGGAGGAGCGCAGTGCCGCCGGGCGCGGCGGCGACCCCCGGATGGGTGACCGGATGGGCCCGCCGGACCGGCTGGGTCCGCCCATGCGCGACGACCGGGGCATGGTTCCGCAGCCGATGCCGCCCCGGCCGATGCCGGCGCAGGCCGGCCCACCCGCCGATCGCTACGGCCGCTACGACGAGCCGACCGGTGCCTTCGCCGGTGGGTATGACGCCCCCCGCGGCGGTTACGACGGGCCACGCGGTCCGGGCGGCCCCGGCCCGATGGGGCCTGGCGGCCCGATGGGTGGGCACGGTGCCCCGCAGCGCGGCCTGCCCGCCGGTCCCGGTGGCTACGGCCCCCCGGATGACCAGCGGATGCCCGGTGGCTACGGCCCCCCCGACGACCAGCGGATGCCCGGTGGCTACGGTCCCCCCGATGACCAGCGCTCGCCCGGCGGCTACCCCCCGGAGGAGCCGCGCTTCGACGGCTTCGAGGCCGGTCGGCACGGTCGCGCCGACATGACCGCCGAGATCCGGATGCCCGAGCGGGACCTGCGCGACATGCGACGTGGTCCGGCCGGCCCGCCCCCGATGCCGCAGCAGGGCATCGGTGGCCCGCCGATGGCCGGTCCGCCCGCCGTTGCCGGCCCGCCGGTCGGGGGTCCGCCGATGGCCGGCCCGCCCGGCAGCGACCTGTACCGGGTCGATCAGATCCGGCGCAGCTTCCAGGTGCGCCGATTCGGCAGCGGGTACGACCCGGACCAGGTCGACCGGTTCTTCGACACCCTGCTCGGCGGTATGCAGGGCCGCAACCCGATGCCGGTCAACCCGAAGGACCTGGACACGCTCCGGTTCGGCCTGGTTCCCGGCGGCTACTTCGAGGCCGAGGTCGACGCCGCGCTCAAGGACGTGCAGGACATCCTCTTCGGGCGCTGACCCCGACGCGTACGGACGAGGGCCCGTCCCCCGGGTGGGGGCGGGCCCTCGGCGTTGTCGGCCGGTTGTCCGACGGTCGGTCGGTCAGGAGCGCAGACCGTTGCGCCGCAGCACGGCGTCGCCGATCACGATGATCAGCAGCAGCGCGGCCAGGCCGACCAGCCAGATGTCCTCGACCTTGCCCTCGTGGTTGCCGCAGATCATCGCCAGCAGCGCCAGCGCGGAGAGCACTGCGCCAATGCGCCCGGACTTACGGTGCCCGGGCTTGTGCTGGTCTGGCGACGTTACCGGCTCGCTTCCTGCCACTGTCGGTCCTTCCCTCGCGATCGGATCTTTGGTTAGTCTGGCACGCCTCCTGCCCGGGGCGGCGCGGTGGGGGTTTCCCGGCCGTCAGGCCCTGCCGGCCCGGGCCCAATGGCACTACGGGCGTCGCGGGGCGGCGGTCAGACTCCCTCCGGTAGCGTTTGGCGTACACCTGATTGTCTGTTTGAGGGGGACTGTGCGGTGCGAGTGACCGGAACCGGGCACGCCAGTATGCGGATCGACACGGCCGCGGGCAGCATCCTGTGCGACCCGTGGGTCAATCCGGCCTATTTCGCCTCATGGTTCCCATTCCCGGATAATTCTCTGCTGGACTGGGAGAGCCTGGGCCAGGTCGACTACCTGTACGTCTCCCACCTGCACCGGGACCACTTCGACGCGGAGCACCTGAGGCGGTATGTGTCGAAGCAGGCGACCGTGCTGCTGCCCGAGTTCCCCACCTCCGAGATGGAGGACGAGCTGCGGGAGCTGGGCTTCACGAAGTTCCTCAAGGCGCCGAACGAGCAGGTCGTCGAGCTGGACGGCGGGCTCAAGGTCATGATCCAGGCGCTGACCAGCCCCACCGACGGCCCGATCGGGGACTCCTCGCTCTGGGTGGAGTACGACGGGGTGCGGCTGCTCAACCAGAACGACGCCCGCCCGACCGACCTGAGCGTCTTCACCGAGCTGGGGCACGTGCACGCGCACATGCTCCAGTTCTCCGGTGCGATCTGGTACCCGATGGTCTACGAGCTGCCGCAGGCGGCGAAGACCGCGTTCGGCAAGCAGAAGCGCGAGCGGCAGTTCGACCGGACCTGGCGCTACATCGACGACCTGAAGGCGTCGCACGTCTTCCCGATCGCCGGCCCGCCGTGCTTCCTCGACGACGCGCTGTGGCAGTTCAACGACATCCACGGCGACGAGGGCAACATCTTCCCCGACCAGTCCGTCTTCCTGGCGGAGTACGCCAAGGTCGGCGGCACCAACGGGATCGTGCTGCTGCCCGGCAGCGTCACCGAGGTCACCACCGAGGGCGCGACCACCACCCACCCGGTGCCGATCGAGGAGTTCTTCGCGAACAAGGTCGCCCACCTGGAGGAGATGCGGGAGCGCAAGCGCCCCATCATCGAGGCGGAGAAGGCGTCCTGGCGGCACCCCGAGGTGGACGTGCTCGGCCAGATGAAGGCCCGGATCGAGCCGCTGCTCGACGAGTCGATCTACCTGGCCAAGGGGGTCGGAGGCCCGGTCCGCTTCGACCTGGTGGGCTACGACGGCGAGAGTGTCGAATCCATCGTGGTGGACTTCCCCGGCAAGGAGGTCCGGCCGTACGCCGACGAGAAGGTCCGCTACCGGTTCCGTACCGAGCGGGCGCTGATCGAGCACCTGCTGTTCATCGACGAGGTGGACTGGGTCAACTCGCTCTTCCTCTCCTGCCGGTTCTCGGCGGCCCGGATCGGCCAGTACAACGAGTTCGTCTACGCGTTCTTCAAGTGCCTCTCCGAGGAGCGGCTCCAGTACGCCGAGGGCTGGTACGACGAGCACGAGCGGAGCACCGACGCCGAGGACGTCACCCTGGGCGACTGGGTGATCCAGCGGCGCTGCCCGCACCTGAAGGCCGACCTGACCCGGTTCGGCATCGTCGAGGGCGACCAGCTCACCTGTCAGCTGCACGGCTGGCGTTTCGACCTGCCCAGCGGCCGCTGCCTGACCAGCGTCGGCCACAAGGTCCGCGCCCACCGCGTCGACGCGGAAGCCCCCGCCCCGGCCGGCGAAGCCGTGATCTGACGAGCCGGCCGGGGCGCGCGACGTCGTGCCCCGGTCGCACCTCGATCCGCGTCCGCGCGGCCCCTCCGTGCGCCACGATCAGTGGAGTGGCGAAAGCCGCGGGCCGGTAGCAGCCGGACACCACCGAGAGTGGGGCGGGCGTGGCGGGGGCGGACGCGCGGGAGAACGAGTACCGGTACGGGCGCGGCCGGGAGAAGGCTCGGGACGCTGCCCGGGTGGAGACGTTCAGCGACGGGGTCTTTGGGGTCGTGCTGACGGTGATGGCCGTCGAGCTGCTCCAGACGGGCCCGGCCCGGGAGGGCGGGCGGGAGCTTCCGGACGCCCTCGCCCACGCCTGGCCGTCCTACCTGGCGTACGTGATCACCTTCGCGATCGCCGGGCAGGTCTGGTTGGCCCACCACAACCTGTGGCGGTACGTGGTCCGGGTCGACCAGATGCTGCTGGTCCTCAACCTGCTCGTGCTGCTCTTCATCGCCACGATCCCGTTCACCGCCGACCTGCTGTCGGACAACCTGCGCGGTAGTGCGACCGAGCAGCGGCTGACCGCCGCCCTCTACCTCGGCACCGTGCTCGGTGAGGCGCTCTTCGTCAACCTGAGCTGGTGGTGGGCCCGTCGGCGCGGGCTGCTCCACCCCGACCTGGATCCCCGGCTGGCCCGGGCGATCGCACGGCGGATCCTGATAAAGCCCCTGCTCTACCTGGTCGCCTTCGCCTTCGTCTTCGTCGACCCCATCCTCAGCCTCGGCGCGTACCTCCTGCTGGTCGCCTTCTACCTGATCGGGGGTCCCGGCGACCTTCGGCCGTCCGCCGGCCCGTCCAGGGAGGGGTCAGCGGCCTAGGTCGGCGAGGATGCGGCGGGCGGCGTTGTGGCCGGCGGCGCCGATCACGCTGCCGGCCGGGTGGCAGCCGGCGCTGCCGGCGTACACGCCGTCGATCCCGGTGGCGTAGGGCATCCGGTCAGTGAACGAGACGGTGTTGTCGACATGGTGGATGTGCCCGCCGGTGATGCCGAAGTGGGCCTCGATGCCCGGCGGGGGCAGTGGCACCGCGTCGGCGATCAGGTCGCCGGTGCCGGGGGCGTACCGCTCGACGATCTCGATCAGCCGGTCGACGTAGCCGGGCAGCGCCGCATCCCAGGTGGTGCCGGCCAGCTCGTAGGGGACCGACTGGACGAAGAGCGCCGACGAGTGGTGCCCCGCCGCGTCGGAGAGTGACGGGTCGACGGTGGTGTGCAGGTACCACTCGATTGTCGGTTCGGCCGGCAGCCGGCCGGCCTGCACGTCCGCCCACATGGCGCGCAGCGCGGCCATGGGCGAGGTGGCCTCCCCGCCGACCAGAGACGCGGAGCCGGGCAGCAGATGGATGGTCGAGCCGAACGGGCTCGGCGTGCCGGCCGGCAGGCAGGAGAAGTGCGGCAGCCCGGTCAACGCCAGGTTGAGCTTCAGCGTGGTGCCGGGCCGGCGGACCGCCGCCATCCGCTCGCCGAGCGGCGCCGGTAGCGCGCCGTCGGGCAACAGGTCCATCAGCCGGTACGGGTCGCACGCGCCAAGCACCACCCGGGCGGCGACCTGCCGGCCGTCGGCGAGCACGACACCGCTCGCCGCGCCGCCGTCAAGGGTCACCGCGGTGACCGGCGTACCGGTCAGGATGGTCGCGCCGGCGGCGCGGGCGGCGTCGGCGAACGTACGTGAGACCGTGCCCATCCCGCCTTCGGCGATCATCCAGGTGCCGCCCGAGCCGGGCAGCCGGCACATGTTGTGGACCAGGAAGTTGTGGCCGGTGCCGGGGTCGTCCGGGCCGGCGTTGAGCCCGGAGAGCCCGTCGGTCACCGCGTACATGCTGACCAGAAGTTCGGAGCGGAACTCGAAGCGGGCGAGGTAGTCGGCGACCGAGCCCTGGACCAGGTCGACGAACACCTGGCGCAGCGCCGGGCGGACGTGCCGCTCGGCGGTCTCCTGGGCCGTCAGCGGCTCGGCCAGCCAGGCCGGGGCGAGATCCTCGCGCAGCGCGGCCAACTCGGCCTGCATGGCGTCGTCGGCGGCCACATCGGCGGGGGAGAAGAACTCGGCGAGCTGCGCCCGGGTCGCCGCGGTGTCACTGCCGAAGAGCAGGTAGGGCGAGCCGAGGCCGCCCGGCGTGGGCAGGAAGTAGTGCGGGTCGCGGCGCAGCACCGGGATCCGCACGTCGAGCGTGGCGAGCAGCTCCGGTGGCATCAGCCCGAGCAGGTACGACCCGGTGGAGTGACGCAGCTCGGGCACCTTCGGGAACGGGGTCTCGGTGCGGGTCGCACCGCCGATCACGTCGGCGGCCTCCAGCACCAGGACGTCCAACCCGGCGCGGGCCAGCAGGATGGCGGAGACCAGGCCGTTGTGCCCGGCACCGACGATCACGACGTCGGCGCGAGCGGGAAGCGCATCGGGGCTGCTCATGCCCGGGCAGCCTAGTCGCGCCGGGCCGGTTGTGGGGGTGCCGGCGGGATACGGAGCCCGGGAGGCGTCATTTCGCGTTTACCGGATAGTGGATTCGATCGATGCCCCGGTGGCCCTAGCGTCATCGGGGCATCGACCGTCATCTGGGAGGTATCCGTGGATCGTCGTACTGTCCTGCGTTCCGCCGTCGCCGGGGCGGCCGCCTTCTCCGGCAGTCTCTGGGCCGGCGCGGCGCTGGCCGCCCCCGCCCAGCCCGGGCCCGGTCCCTACGGGGAACTGTTGGAAGCCGACGCCAATGGCGTCCAGTTGCCCGCCGGTTTCACCAGCCGGGTCATCGCCCGCTCCGGTCAGCGGGTCGCCGGCACCTCGTACCTCTGGCACTGGGCGCCGGACGGGGGTGCCTGTTTCCCGGCCGGCGACGGCTGGATCTATGTGTCGAACTCGGAAATCCCGCTGGTGGGCGGCGCCTCGGCGGTCCGGTTCGCCGCGGACGGCTCGGTTGCCTCGGCGTACCGGATCCTCGGCGGCACCAACGTCAACTGTGCCGGTGGCCCCACTCCGTGGGGCACGTGGCTCTCCTGTGAGGAGGTGCCGCTCGGCCGGGTCTTCGAGACGTGGCCGGACGGCAGCCGGGCGGCCGAGGAGCGGACCCGGATGGGTCGCTTCACCCACGAGGCCGCTGCCTGCGACCCGGACCGGAGGGTGGTCTACCTGACCGAGGACGAGGAGGACGGCTGCTTCTACCGGTTCGTGCCGGACACCTGGGGCGACCTGCGCACCGGACGCGTCCAGGTGCTCTGTGCGCCGGCCGGGCAGGTCGCCGGCCCGGTCACGTGGCGGGACGTGCCGGACCGGGACGGCTTCCCGATCCCCACCCGCTTCCAGGTCGGCGCGGCGAAGCACTTCGACGGCGGTGAGGGCTGCTGGTACGACCGGGGGACCTGCTGGTTCACCACCAAGGGCGACAACCGGGTGTGGGCGTACGACGCGGTCAACCAGCGCCTCGACCTGGCCTACGACGATTCGCTGGTGCCGGCCGGCACCGCACCGCTGACCGGCGTGGACAACATCACCGGCACCGCTGCGGGTGACCTCTACGTCGCCGAGGACGGCGGCAACATGGAAATCAACGTCATCACGCCGGCCGGCGTGGTCGCGCCGGTCGTGCGGATCCTGGGGCAGTCCTCCTCCGAGATCACCGGCCCGGCCTTCTCCCCGGAAGGATCGCGCCTCTACTTCTCCTCCCAGCGCGGCCCCTCCGGCACCTCCACCGGCAGCGGCGGCATCACCTACGAGGTCACCGGCCCCTTCCGCCGCTGACCCCCCGCGTCCTGCCCGGGGCTGCGCTGGGCGCGCCACCGGGACAGGACCAGGGTGGCTGAGTAGCCGGACAGCACGATGACGTGGAACAGGTAGAGCCAGAGCAGCACGGCGACGCCGGCGCCGATCTCGTCGAAGCCGCCGAACGGCACACCCAGGTCCAGCGGAAGGGAGGCGAAGAGCACGAAGCCGTGCATGAAACCAGACAGGTTCGCCGCCGTGAACGACCCCATCACGAGCGCCGAGAGCCAGTCCGGTGACGCCGGCCCGACCACCCGGAACACCCAGAGCAGCACCGGCGTGAGCACCAGCCAGACCGCCAGGAAGGACACCACCACACCCACCGCACCCACCCAGCCGCCCTGCCGGACCAGGCCGGTGGTGAGCGGCAGCGCCAGCAGGATCGACAGCAGTAGCGCGGGGGCCGGCGCGAGCAGCGGTAGCAGGAGCAGCCGGCCCCGCCAGCCGACCAGGTGCTCGTCCGAGCGAGGCTCGGCCACCGAGACGAACGCCCGCCGTAGGCCCTCGCCGTACAGCGACGCGGGCAGCAGCGAGGCCAGCGCCAGCAGCGGCGTCAACTCCACCCCGGCGTTGACCAGCGCGGCCACCGCCCGGGGCGCGCCGATCGCGGTGGGCAGCGCCTCCACGGCGTACGAGGTGAGCCGGCGTACCCGGTCGGCCCCGGCGACCAGAGAGGTGAGCCAGATCGCCAGCAGAGCCACCGGCACCACGGCGATCGCCCCGTAGAAGGTGATCGCGGCGGCGTGCAACGACAGGTCCCGCCCCTGCACCGGGCGGAACGCCGCACTGATGATCCGCTTTGTCTGTTGCAGCCCGCCGCCCATCGGGGTTCCTTTCCCCGTACCGCCTCCCGTCACGCACGGGATCGCCCGCCGTGCGGCATGCCGGAGCCGCCGGACGGACGTCATCCGGCGGCTCCGGCGTACGGTGTGTCGGTGGTCAGCCCAGCGGCAGGCTCCGGGCCGCGCCGAGGCTCGTGTAGAAGCAGCCCGTGGTGGGCAGGCTCGTCGCCGCCGGCGGGGTCACCCCGTCGTAGAGCGCCAGCAGGAAGTTCTGCGGGCACCGCCGGGTGCTGCCGGTGCGGATACCGAAGTGCAGGTGCGGCCCGGTGGAGTTGCCGGTGTTGCCGGTGAGGCCGAGCTGCTGGCCGGGCGCGACCGACGCGCCGTTGCTCACCGACCACGCCGAGAAGTGGCAGTAGGTGTAGACCGCTCCGTCGGTGCCGGTGAGGTTGACGCCCTGGCCGCAGGAGCTGTCGTTGATGATGGTCACGGTGCCGGCCCGCACGGCGTACGCCCGGGTGCCGGTGCCGACGGGAAGGTCGATGGCGGGGTAGTCGTGGTGCGGGTCGTCGTACTCGGAGCGCGGCAGCGCGCTCTTCGTCAGCGGCAAGGACAAGCCGGAGCCGCCGGTTGTGGAGGTGATCCGGACGGCGTCCGCGACGACGTAGCCGGTGCCGGTGCTCCAGCGGCTCACCCCGACCACGGGGTGGTCGCCGGCGGCCAGCGTGAAGGTGCCGAGGCTGACCCAACGGCCTCCGTTGGAGCGCTGGTCCACGACCACGGTCTGGTTGCCGCCGGTGGTCGCCACGATGAACGGGGTGGCGCTGTTGTATCCGGCGTCCGCCGGGTACCACACCTCGACGAGGTGGGCGCCGGCAGTCGGGATCGAGGCGGAGAACCAGGCGGCGTCGCTGCCGCCGGTGTAGGGCGTCGCGAACCGGTAGTCGGCTCCGTACTTCTGGCCGGACCAGGACGAGGTGCCCCAGTTGGCGCTGGCAGTGAAGCGTCCGGCGGTCGCGTTGTCCACGGTGGTGGTCGCCGCGGACGCGGATCCCACCGGCCCGAGCAGCACCATGGCGGCCGCTGTCACCCCGGTGATCAGAGCGCGCGCGGCGGTGGCGATTTTCACGAGGTTTCTCCGAGGGTCGAAGGGGCACGAAGGTCGGTTGGGCGAAGATATTCAACCAACAACCATCGATGATTGAAAGAGACCTTCATGAATCTCCCGGTGGCGGTCCCTGCGGCGGTGCGTGGCGCACGTCTTCCCGATCCGGCGGGGACGGGGACTGTGTCGAGGTGGCGGGGTTCGGTGACGCGGCGGGAAGCCTCGACCGCCCGTTGTGACGATCCTCCGGTGCCCCGCCCCATGCGGGCGCCGGAGATCGGGGCGTCAAACGGCCGGGAAACCGAGTTGCTCGGCGGACGCTTCGCCGGCCCGCCAAGCGAACGGGTCATAGCCTCGCCCCCGAGCGATCTCGACGTTGAGAGCGAACAGTCGTCGGCCGATCTCGTCCTTGTCCTGGGCGATCGCCGTGGGCCATCCGTAACAGGCGGCCACCGCTTCGTCCAGCTCTCTGTGCAGCTTCCTGAGGTCGGCGTAGGCGCCCTCGTCCACGAGGTCGTAGAGCCTGTTCAGCCCGAACTGCTGCTCGGCGCAGATCTCCTGCCGGCGGGCGATCACCCGCCGACCTGCCTCCGCCACCCGCGCCCGCTGGTCGTCCGTGACGGGGGAAGGCCACGGGAACGTCAGGAATGTGGAGGTCGGGGCATAGCGTAGATCGTCTTTGACAGTCGAGGACTGAAACCACGCCCAGGCGCCGTGACTCGTCGGTCGACGCGAAGCGGTTGAGGCATCCGCGGTAATGGCTATGTCGTAGGTGTCAGGAGGGGCCATACCGCTCGCAGGGTGAGGACGGCGCCGACGACGAGGACGAGGGTGGCGGTGAGGATTGGGGTGGCGGTGGCGAGTCGGCCGGTCCAGCTCCCTGGCCGCGGGGAAATTCCGCGATGCAGTCGTTGGTGTAGTCCGACGAGTAGGAGCCCGGCGAGGGTCAGGGTGGCGGCCATGCCGAGGCCGTAGGCGAGGACCAGGAGAACGCCGAACCATGTTCGGCCCAGCGCGACTGCGCCGAGCAGGACGATGAGCGCGGAGGGGCTGGGCACGATGCCGCCGGCGATGCCCATGCCGAGTAGGCCGGCCCTGCCGCGGGCATGGTGATGGTGGTGGTGCCCACGGTGATGCTCATGTCCGTGATCGTGGTCGTGGCGGTGGCTGTCACCGTGATGGTGACCCGATGCCGTGACGTCGGACTCGGCGGTGACGTGGGCGCCGGGTGCCGATCCCGCGAGGACAAGTGTTTGCGGCTGTGGCAGCTGGTGCTTCCTCCGGGCAGGGAGCGCTGACCGGAGCAGGCTGGCGCCGATGCCGGCGATGAGCAGGCCGCTGACTACACCGAGCCAGCCGAGGAGGGTTTCACCGGCCAGGGTCGACGCGGTGGTGAGCAGCAGTCCTGCGGTCAGGACGCCGGCGGTGTGGGTGGCTGTGACGGTGGCGCCGACAGTGAAGGCGTCGCGGTAGGTGCCGCGCCGGCCGGCGATGTAGGCGGCCATGACCGTCTTGCCGTGCCCGGGCAGCATCGCGTGGGCGCCGCCGAGCAGCAGGGCCAGGAGGATCGCCAGTACGCCGGCCAGCGGCGTGAGTCGGTCCGCGCCGGCGATCGTGTTGAGTCGGTCACCGAGGGCGGTCATCGATCGGGCGATCGGGCCGGCGGCGGCGATCGCGGACTGACGTTCGCCGCTGGATGTGGTGCCTGCGCCCAGGGCCTGGATCCGCGCTGAGCGGTGGTTGAGCGGTGAGGACAGCAGGTCGTTGGGGTAGGTGCGCAGCTCGTCGGAGATGCTCGTGCTCGGCAACGGCGAGTCGCGCAGTCCGGTGCCGTGTCCGACGGCGGTGGCCTCGTGCCAGCCGACGCGGTCGGTGCGGAAGGTGTCTTCGAAGCTGATCGTGGTGGCCCGCCGCAGGTCGACGCTGGCGGTGAGGTGACACTCGGTGCGACCGGTGACCAGGTTCGCCGCCCCGGAGTGGTAGGTGAGGTTGCTGGCAAGAACTGTCCACGTCAGGGTGTGGCCGGCTACCTCGGCGTGTAGGGCGCCTGCCATCGCCGCGCAGGTGGTGGCAGCGTGGGCTGCCGCCTCGGCGGGCTCGATGGTGCCGTTGCCGTCCCGGTCGACGGCGGGTTTCTGCTGCAGGGTGGGCAGCTCCGCTTCGTCGAGGACGGCCAGGTCCTCGATCCGGTCGGGATGCAGCTGCAGGCCGTGATAGTGGTTGACGGAGAAATTTCCCAGCGGGTGGGCGATGGCCGGACTCGTCGGTGCCAGAGCGCACCCGACCGCGATGAAGGTCACCGCTACCGCGGCGCCGGCCTGTCGCCGCCTCATCCGCCGCCGCCGAGACTGTCGAGCAGGCGTCGCGCGATCGGCGCTTGAACGACGTCAAAGTGCGGGTTGATCGTCATCGCGAGGCTGAGATCTTCGCGAGCGTGGTCCCGGTCGCCGAGGGCGTGGCGGATCACGCCGCGGTGGTAGTAGAAGGTGGCGTTTCGCCAGCCGAGGCGGGTGGCCTGCAGGGAGTAGTCCAGAGCCTCGGCGTCACGTCCGTTGCGGTGCAGCGCCCATGCCAGGGCGTCAGCGGTCAGGACGGTGCGACGGGCGGACCATTCCGCCTGTGCCTCGGTCAATGCTTCGGCGGCCTGGTCGTGGTCGGCGAGGTAGGTCGCCGCGGTGAGGTGGTCGGAGATGCCGTTGGCGGCGGACAGCTGTCGGGCTGCGGCGACCAGGTCGTACTGCTGGCGCGCCTGGTCGGCCTTGCCGGCGACGGTGAGGAGGTCACCGTATTCGATCAGCAGCTCGGGCAGCGGGAGTGCCTGCACGGCGCGGGCGTAGTCGGCGAGGGCGTCGTCGCTCTGGCCGAGCGCGGCGCGCGCCTTACCGCGTCCGGCGTAAAGCTGCTGGTAGGTGGGATCGGCGGTGAGGCCGGCGTCGTATTCCCGCAGGGCTGCCTGCGGGTCGCCGTTGTGGAACGCCAACTCGCCGAGGTAGTAGCGGCAGAAGGCCCGGTCGGCGGGGCTGCTGGCCTGGGCCAGGGCACGGTTGAGCGCGTCGCGGGCTGCCGCGACCTGCCCGCGCTGTTCGAAGTCGTAGGAGGCGCGGGTGAACGCCGCCACCCCTGGTTCGACGTCCAGCATGCGCTGCAGCTGGATACGCGCGCCGTCGTAGTCGCCGAGTTGGGTGAGCGCGTCGACCAGCACGCCGTGGACGTTGCCGGAGTGGGGGTTGAGGGCCTCGGCGCGGCGTCCCCAGTCACGTGCGGCGCTGAAGTCGTGGCGGGCGTTGGCCAGCGCCGCCGTGCCGACCATCGCCTTCCAGTTCGTGGCGCTCTCCAGTTCCAGCGAGCGCTGCAACGCGCCGTCGGCCTTCGGGTAGTACGACGGGTCACCGGTGATCCGGC
The nucleotide sequence above comes from Micromonospora sp. NBC_00389. Encoded proteins:
- a CDS encoding urease accessory protein UreH domain-containing protein, encoding MRRRQAGAAVAVTFIAVGCALAPTSPAIAHPLGNFSVNHYHGLQLHPDRIEDLAVLDEAELPTLQQKPAVDRDGNGTIEPAEAAAHAATTCAAMAGALHAEVAGHTLTWTVLASNLTYHSGAANLVTGRTECHLTASVDLRRATTISFEDTFRTDRVGWHEATAVGHGTGLRDSPLPSTSISDELRTYPNDLLSSPLNHRSARIQALGAGTTSSGERQSAIAAAGPIARSMTALGDRLNTIAGADRLTPLAGVLAILLALLLGGAHAMLPGHGKTVMAAYIAGRRGTYRDAFTVGATVTATHTAGVLTAGLLLTTASTLAGETLLGWLGVVSGLLIAGIGASLLRSALPARRKHQLPQPQTLVLAGSAPGAHVTAESDVTASGHHHGDSHRHDHDHGHEHHRGHHHHHHARGRAGLLGMGIAGGIVPSPSALIVLLGAVALGRTWFGVLLVLAYGLGMAATLTLAGLLLVGLHQRLHRGISPRPGSWTGRLATATPILTATLVLVVGAVLTLRAVWPLLTPTT
- a CDS encoding tetratricopeptide repeat protein; protein product: MSGTRRRLSVVCRGLTRLPVVLLLAGVVLLVGTPIVTGQLQEQQRSPGLVGPPARTGPQAGADALRSTIAKAQRRLVDVPKDWSTWAELGSAYVQQGRITGDPSYYPKADGALQRSLELESATNWKAMVGTAALANARHDFSAARDWGRRAEALNPHSGNVHGVLVDALTQLGDYDGARIQLQRMLDVEPGVAAFTRASYDFEQRGQVAAARDALNRALAQASSPADRAFCRYYLGELAFHNGDPQAALREYDAGLTADPTYQQLYAGRGKARAALGQSDDALADYARAVQALPLPELLIEYGDLLTVAGKADQARQQYDLVAAARQLSAANGISDHLTAATYLADHDQAAEALTEAQAEWSARRTVLTADALAWALHRNGRDAEALDYSLQATRLGWRNATFYYHRGVIRHALGDRDHAREDLSLAMTINPHFDVVQAPIARRLLDSLGGGG